The Spirulina subsalsa PCC 9445 region ATTTACAACATCGTTTTGAGGAACTGCATGATTATCAGATCAAGTTTGGTTTGTTGGTTTTGAAAATTGATAAATTGGCAGAAATTGAACAACACTATGGACTAGCCATCCGGGATCAAGTGTTATTAATGGTGTCGCAAGCCCTAGGCAATTCTATCCGCCGGAGTGTAGACCTCCTGACTCGCTGGAATGAGGATGAATTTATTATTTTATTCCCCAATATTAATGAGCGGGTGTTGAAAATGTTGGCGGGTCGTCTTTCCTCATTAGTGAAAGATACCAGTTTGATATTAGAGCAAGCTGCACCCCTTCATATTACCCTTTCCGTCAGTGGAACAATGGCACAAAATAACGATTCAGCCCATACTCTCCTAGAACGAGCCCATCAAACCCTAGCCGCTTGTCAAGCCTTGGGTGACAATCGGGTTTCGATTGTCACCGGAATTTACGAATAAAAACCTCTCCGGGTTTTAGATTGTCCCATTTTTGCCCCAACTGGATCATTGTCCTGTAATCGTTTTTCCCTCAAACTAGAGTCAGTATTTCCCTTCGACTAAACGCATTTACCCCTACATTTTCATGCTTAAATCTAACCAAGTTGAACGAGTAATCGGCGCGCTACTAGAGATATAATCTACCCCCGTTTCTGCCACCCCTCGGATGGTTTCTAAGGTAATATTGCCCGAGGCTTCAATTTTAGTCCGCTCACTGGCAGCGCGAATGAGTTGCACCGCTTCCCTCATGAGTTCTGGGGGCATATTATCTAACATAATAATATCGGCCTGATGGTCGAGAGCCGCTTGCACTTGAGCGAGGTTTTCCGTTTCCACTTCAACGGTAAGAGGGTAGGGAATGCGATCGCGAATTTGGGCCATTGCCGCCCCAATCCCCCCAGCGGCCGCAATATGATTATCTTTAATTAACACCCCATCATCCAACCCCATGCGGTGATTCATGGCACCCCCAACCTGCATGGCGTATTTCTCTAAAATACGCAAACCTGGGGTAGTTTTGCGCGTATCCACCAAACGAGCGGGTAAATCCGCAATTCTCGCCACATATTGCCGGGTTAAACTCGCAATCCCACTCAAGCGCATGGCTAAATTAAGAGCAACTCGTTCCCCCATGAGTAGGGGGGAGAGGGGGCCTTTGAGGGTGGCAATGATTTCCCCGCGATCGCAAACTTGACCCTCAGCCACCATAGGGGTAAATTCGACCCGAGAATCCAGTAAGGCAAACACCCGTTCCGCCACAGGCAAACCTGCAATCACCCCCGCCTCCTTAACCCCCCAACGGGCCTGGAATAGACGGTCATCAGGAATCCCTAATCCGCCACTGGTGCGATCGCCTCGTCCAATATCTTCTAATAACCAAGTTTGCAACAACGAGTCAAGCACAATCCAAGGGGGAAGGACAGCCGTGATAGGTTTCATAGACCAATAGAGTAAGGAGCGCTCCCCCATTTTATCCCAGGGGGGACGAGCAAAAATCAAGGCAGAGTCCCCCCTCCCATTTAAACCCCACAGCACCCCGATTTCACTCCAGTCTCTCCCCCCAGAATTGAGATCAAGAACAAGGAAACTATGTTCGAGGTTCCCCAAAACGGTACACTGGAAAATGGTTCAATCCTAAGAAATGTAGACGCATGGCATCCATTCGCGAGTTGCACACCCAGTTAGTCCGCAAAGAACGTTCTGCGGTTGAGATCACCACTGAAGCTCTAGAGCGCATCCAAACCCTAGAGCCGAAACTTCATAGCTTTCTCCAGATCACGGCAGATCACGCCCTCGCACAAGCCAAACAGGTAGATCAGCAGATTGCGGCTGGGGAAGAAATTGGTCTACTCGCCGGAATCCCCATCGGGATTAAGGATAATATGTGTACCGACGGGATTCCCACGACTTGCGGTTCTCGGATTTTAGAGAACTTTGTCCCCCCCTACGAGTCCACAGTGACCGAGAAACTGAAAAAAGCCGGGGCCGTCATGGTGGGGAAAACCAATCTGGATGAATTTGCCATGGGCAGTTCTACCGAGAATTCCGGCTATCAGGTGACAGCCAACCCTTGGGACTTATCCCGCGTCCCCGGAGGCTCTTCCGGTGGCTCTGCGGCGGCCGTAGCGGCTCAGGAATGCGTTGTAGCCTTGGGGTCTGATACCGGGGGATCGATTCGTCAGCCCGCGTCCTTGTGTGGGGTAGTGGGGATGAAACCCACCTATGGGTTAGTGTCGCGCTATGGTTTAGTGGCCTATGCCTCCTCCTTAGATCAAATCGGCCCCTTTGGGGGGTGTGTAGAAGATGCGGCTATACTATTGGGTGCGATCGCCGGATACGACCCCAAAGACTCCACCAGCCTCAAAGTAGACATCCCCAACTATGCCCAACTCCTCAAGCCCAATTTCCGCCCCAAATCTCGCCTACGCATTGGCGTTATTAAAGAAACCTTTGGCGGTGGATTAGATTCTCAAGTCGAAGAAAAAGTTAAAGCCGCCATCGAAGTTCTACAAAACCTAGGCGCCGAAATTCAAATTGTCTCCTGTCCCCGTTTCGGCTACGGTTTACCCGCCTACTACATCATCGCCCCCTCAGAAGCCTCCGCCAACTTAGCCCGTTATGATGCCGTAAAATATGGCATCCGGGCAGAAGAAAGCGATAACCTCGTGGATATGTACAAAAAAACCCGCGCCAAAGGCTTTGGAACCGAAGTCAAGCGGCGGATTATGTTAGGCACCTACGCCCTTTCCGCCGGGTATTATGACGCTTATTATCTCAAAGCGCAAAAAGTCCGCACATTAATCAAACAAGATTTTGACTCCGCCTTTGAAAAAGTCGATGTTTTAGTGTGTCCCACCTCTCCCACCACCGCCTTTAAAGCCGGAGAAAAAACCGCCGACCCCTTAAGTATGTATCTTTCCGATTTAATGACCATTCCCGTTAATTTAGCAGGCTTACCCGCCATCAGTATTCCCTGCGGTTTTGACCAGCAAGGTTTACCCATTGGAATGCAGTTAATTGGCAAGGTATTACGAGAAGATCAACTCTTCCAAGTAGCCTATGCTTACGAACAATCCACCGACTGGCATTTAAGAACCCCCATTTTGTAAGCGCCCGTAGGTTGGGTGAAGCGACAGCGAAACCCAACACAACGGTAAAAATTAGTCTACACAATAATAAAGTTTAGGAAGAATTAGCACACCATTTTAAGCGGGTGAGCCTGAATAAATTACCCTTAAGGTCGTTAATGACCGAGGCAATGAATTGTTAGTAACAAAAAAACAAACCAATCCTTTGTTTGTAATTAATTATGTTTAAAAGTCTTACCGTCAAAAACTTTAGATGTTTTGAAGAATTGACCCTTAACCAAATAGAGCGCGTCAACTTAATTGGAGGAATGAACAACATTGGCAAAACCGCTTTATTAGAAGCCATTCACTTAATGACCAGCTTAGATTCCCTTGAAATTCCCTTAAAGCTAAACTTTGATAGGGGAATTTTTAGTCCCAAGACGTTTGACGTAGAAGAAATATGTGAATGGTTATTTTATCAAAAAAAAGCCCATAAAGCCATTAAAATAGAAGTAATCGATGAACAAGACATTAAAAGCGAACTGAAATTAAGCCTCGAAAAAGCTGCCAGTCCAAGATTGTTTCCCTTGACATTGAATTCCAACCGACGCAAAACCCTTAAAGACTTGAAATTAGAATTCAAAACAGCAGACCAAAAACCTTGGCAGTTCACCATATTTTTAGTCCCAGACAAGGAAGACCCTGATACGGCACGCTTGGGCATAGAACACCAAAATGACCCCTTAGAAGACGTAGGAATTCCCTCTTTTCCCCTCAGCGATTTTATCAGTAGTCGTCTCCGAATTTCTCCAACTCAAGATGCGGAAAGATTCAGCGTTTTGGAAGCTCAAAATAAGCAAGATGAAATTGTCAAAATTCTGAATATATTAGAACCACGGTTAAAGCGTTTATCTGTGTTGGTTACAGGTGGAGTGCCTATGATTAATGGTGATATCGGAGGGAGTTATTTAATTCCTGTTTCTTTAATGGGAGAGGGCATCAATCGGTTATTATCGATGGTTTTATCCATCATGAATGCTTCAGGAGGGACAGTTTTAATCGACGAAATAGAAAATGGCATCCACTATTCAGTTTTAGCTAAAATCTGGGAATCCATAGCAGAAGCTAGTCAAAGATTTAATACCCAAATTTTTGCCACCACTCATAGTCAAGAATGTATTAATTCCGCTCATGAAGCCTTTGCCAATCTAGAATCCTATGATTTTCGGTATTTTCGATTGCAAAGAGAACAGAACACGGGTTTAATTAAAACAGCGATTTATGAGAAAGAAAATATTGAAACTTCTATTGATTTGAATCTGGAGATGAGATAGTGAGGAAATCGATAAAAATTGATAAGCCAAAACTGATTATAGGTGAGGGAACAGAAGAAAAGATTTTTTTTTCAACGCTGATTAAATACTTAAAAATTGACGATATCCAAGTAGAGTGTTATGAGGGAAAAGGAAACCTAGGAAAATTTTTAAAAACCTTAAGTTTAATTCCGGGCTATCCAGAATTGCAATCCTTGGGAATTACCCGAGATGCAGATGATTCCTTTGAATCAGTATCAACCAGTATAGATAATTTTATAAAATCAATTTTTGGGGCAGATCATGTCAAAATCACCAAGTTTATTATGCCAGATAATGGTTCTTCGGGAATGCTAGAAGACCTCTGCTTAACAGCCATAAAATCTAGCGAAATTCAATGTGCTGATAATTTTCTAGAATGTATATATAATTGCTCACAAAGAAAACCTAAAAATTTAGCAAAAGCTAAAATTCAGGCTTGGCTTGCGAGTCAAACTAACCCAGGTCAAAGATTGGGAGAAGCGGCACAATCTGGATGTATAGATTGGGAAAATGAGGCTTTCCAACCGCTTCGAGAATTTATCAAAAATCTTTAAGAGAAAGGTATAAAAAGAACTTGACCCTCATATTCTTCGGGTTCACTATAACAAATACCCTAGAAATCGGGTTGTTTAAAGCTCAGACGACAGAGAAAAAAAAAGCTACCTGTAGGTTGGGTGAAGTGACAGCGAAACCCAACACAACGGTAAAAAAACAGAATACCCCCCGTAGGTTGGGTAAAGCGACAGCGAAACCCAACACGCCTCACTGTCGCCCACATTACCCGTGAACTACCCCACCCTGCCTAGGCGCGAGGATGGAGCTTCCTGATTCAATGGGAAGTGCTTTCTATAC contains the following coding sequences:
- the nadC gene encoding carboxylating nicotinate-nucleotide diphosphorylase; this translates as MKPITAVLPPWIVLDSLLQTWLLEDIGRGDRTSGGLGIPDDRLFQARWGVKEAGVIAGLPVAERVFALLDSRVEFTPMVAEGQVCDRGEIIATLKGPLSPLLMGERVALNLAMRLSGIASLTRQYVARIADLPARLVDTRKTTPGLRILEKYAMQVGGAMNHRMGLDDGVLIKDNHIAAAGGIGAAMAQIRDRIPYPLTVEVETENLAQVQAALDHQADIIMLDNMPPELMREAVQLIRAASERTKIEASGNITLETIRGVAETGVDYISSSAPITRSTWLDLSMKM
- the gatA gene encoding Asp-tRNA(Asn)/Glu-tRNA(Gln) amidotransferase subunit GatA, producing the protein MASIRELHTQLVRKERSAVEITTEALERIQTLEPKLHSFLQITADHALAQAKQVDQQIAAGEEIGLLAGIPIGIKDNMCTDGIPTTCGSRILENFVPPYESTVTEKLKKAGAVMVGKTNLDEFAMGSSTENSGYQVTANPWDLSRVPGGSSGGSAAAVAAQECVVALGSDTGGSIRQPASLCGVVGMKPTYGLVSRYGLVAYASSLDQIGPFGGCVEDAAILLGAIAGYDPKDSTSLKVDIPNYAQLLKPNFRPKSRLRIGVIKETFGGGLDSQVEEKVKAAIEVLQNLGAEIQIVSCPRFGYGLPAYYIIAPSEASANLARYDAVKYGIRAEESDNLVDMYKKTRAKGFGTEVKRRIMLGTYALSAGYYDAYYLKAQKVRTLIKQDFDSAFEKVDVLVCPTSPTTAFKAGEKTADPLSMYLSDLMTIPVNLAGLPAISIPCGFDQQGLPIGMQLIGKVLREDQLFQVAYAYEQSTDWHLRTPIL
- a CDS encoding AAA family ATPase, which produces MFKSLTVKNFRCFEELTLNQIERVNLIGGMNNIGKTALLEAIHLMTSLDSLEIPLKLNFDRGIFSPKTFDVEEICEWLFYQKKAHKAIKIEVIDEQDIKSELKLSLEKAASPRLFPLTLNSNRRKTLKDLKLEFKTADQKPWQFTIFLVPDKEDPDTARLGIEHQNDPLEDVGIPSFPLSDFISSRLRISPTQDAERFSVLEAQNKQDEIVKILNILEPRLKRLSVLVTGGVPMINGDIGGSYLIPVSLMGEGINRLLSMVLSIMNASGGTVLIDEIENGIHYSVLAKIWESIAEASQRFNTQIFATTHSQECINSAHEAFANLESYDFRYFRLQREQNTGLIKTAIYEKENIETSIDLNLEMR
- a CDS encoding DUF3226 domain-containing protein, which produces MRKSIKIDKPKLIIGEGTEEKIFFSTLIKYLKIDDIQVECYEGKGNLGKFLKTLSLIPGYPELQSLGITRDADDSFESVSTSIDNFIKSIFGADHVKITKFIMPDNGSSGMLEDLCLTAIKSSEIQCADNFLECIYNCSQRKPKNLAKAKIQAWLASQTNPGQRLGEAAQSGCIDWENEAFQPLREFIKNL